From Celeribacter baekdonensis, the proteins below share one genomic window:
- a CDS encoding copper-transporting P-type ATPase, with product MNNHHEHANGSDDQVPSGYAGTVFTCPMHPEVRRAEPGDCPKCQMHLVPEGEPSQHHAHHQHTGDAVEPNHLDSVPNDYTGPVYTCPMHPQVRQTHPGSCPICGMGLELESAAMEAEGPNPELVDFSRRFWVGAILTVPLLVLTMGPYLGLSGVREIFGERVTLWVELALGTPVVFWSGWPFLVRGWNSFRTRNLNMFSLIAMGVSAAWLFSIIAVLAPGIFPDGFRDAEGHVGVYFEAAAVIVTLVLVGQVMELRAREGTGKAIRALLDMAAKTARIIRDDGSEEEVPLEQVQVGDRLRVRPGDKVPVDGMVVEGRSSVDESMITGEPVPVEKVGGDPVTGATINGTGSLIMEATRVGADTMLSQIVEMVANAQRSRAPIQKYADKVSGYFVPAVIGIAVLAFIGWAIWGPVPALSYALIAAVAVLIIACPCALGLATPMSIMTATGRGAQAGVLIRNAEALERFEKVDTLIVDKTGTLTEGKPKLVGVYPEPGHDEVEVLRLAASLERGSEHPLAEAIVRGAEERGVDLAKADAFEAVTGKGVKGTVDGRVVALGNVKLLTDLGLDAAELRDKADARRDNGETVMFVVVENDVAGLVSVADPVKATTPAALKELHALGFRIIMATGDNERTARAVASSLGIDEIRADVMPEDKAKIIKELQAKGHKVAMAGDGVNDAPALAQADVGIAMGTGADVAIESAGFTLVKGNLDGIVRARKLARATMRNIRQNLFFALIYNTAGVPVAAGILFPFLGILISPMFAAFAMSASSISVVLNSLRLRRAQI from the coding sequence ATGAACAACCATCACGAACATGCCAACGGATCTGACGATCAAGTTCCTTCTGGCTACGCGGGCACGGTCTTCACTTGCCCGATGCACCCCGAGGTACGCCGCGCCGAACCGGGAGATTGCCCGAAATGCCAGATGCATCTGGTGCCGGAGGGCGAGCCCTCGCAACACCACGCCCATCATCAGCACACGGGCGACGCGGTGGAGCCAAACCACTTGGACTCGGTTCCCAACGACTACACTGGCCCGGTTTATACCTGTCCGATGCACCCTCAGGTGCGCCAGACGCATCCCGGGTCTTGTCCGATCTGCGGTATGGGGCTGGAACTGGAATCGGCCGCCATGGAAGCGGAAGGCCCGAACCCGGAGCTTGTGGATTTCAGCCGTCGTTTCTGGGTGGGGGCCATTTTGACCGTACCGCTCCTTGTGCTGACCATGGGCCCCTATCTTGGCCTGAGCGGGGTGCGCGAGATATTCGGAGAACGCGTCACCCTCTGGGTCGAACTCGCGCTCGGGACACCCGTTGTCTTTTGGTCCGGCTGGCCTTTCCTTGTTCGTGGCTGGAACTCGTTCCGGACAAGGAACCTCAATATGTTCAGTCTCATTGCCATGGGTGTAAGCGCCGCATGGCTGTTCAGCATCATCGCCGTCCTGGCACCGGGCATATTCCCCGATGGGTTCCGGGATGCCGAAGGGCATGTCGGCGTCTATTTCGAGGCGGCGGCTGTGATCGTCACGCTGGTCCTTGTGGGACAGGTGATGGAGCTGCGCGCTCGCGAAGGCACTGGCAAGGCGATCCGTGCTCTTCTGGATATGGCCGCCAAGACGGCACGTATTATCCGCGACGACGGAAGCGAGGAAGAGGTTCCATTGGAACAGGTCCAGGTCGGCGACCGACTACGTGTGCGACCCGGTGACAAGGTGCCGGTCGATGGTATGGTCGTCGAAGGCAGGTCCTCAGTTGACGAAAGCATGATCACGGGCGAGCCGGTACCTGTAGAAAAGGTCGGAGGAGACCCTGTAACGGGTGCCACGATCAACGGAACCGGCAGCCTGATCATGGAGGCGACGCGCGTCGGCGCCGACACGATGCTGAGCCAAATCGTCGAGATGGTGGCCAATGCGCAGCGGTCTCGCGCGCCGATCCAGAAATACGCCGACAAGGTCTCCGGATATTTCGTGCCTGCAGTTATTGGCATCGCCGTGCTGGCCTTCATTGGCTGGGCCATTTGGGGCCCGGTCCCGGCCCTTTCCTATGCTCTTATTGCGGCCGTTGCCGTTCTCATCATCGCTTGTCCCTGTGCCCTCGGCCTTGCGACACCGATGTCTATCATGACGGCGACGGGGCGCGGCGCGCAGGCGGGTGTCCTGATCAGGAATGCAGAGGCACTGGAACGGTTCGAGAAGGTCGATACCCTGATCGTCGACAAGACCGGCACGCTGACGGAAGGCAAGCCGAAACTTGTCGGCGTCTACCCTGAACCGGGTCACGATGAGGTAGAAGTGCTTCGGCTTGCCGCATCGCTGGAACGCGGCTCCGAGCATCCTCTCGCGGAAGCCATCGTACGCGGTGCTGAAGAGCGTGGCGTCGACCTGGCAAAAGCCGACGCCTTCGAGGCGGTCACCGGCAAGGGCGTCAAAGGCACGGTGGACGGGCGGGTAGTGGCGCTCGGCAACGTGAAACTCCTGACTGACCTCGGACTTGATGCAGCAGAGCTTCGGGACAAGGCGGATGCCCGTCGGGATAATGGCGAAACGGTTATGTTTGTCGTCGTCGAGAATGACGTTGCCGGTCTTGTCAGCGTCGCAGACCCGGTAAAGGCGACCACACCGGCCGCCCTGAAGGAACTGCACGCACTTGGGTTCCGTATTATCATGGCGACGGGAGACAATGAGCGTACCGCTAGGGCCGTCGCGTCCAGTCTAGGCATCGACGAGATCCGCGCCGATGTGATGCCGGAAGACAAAGCGAAGATCATCAAGGAACTTCAGGCCAAGGGGCACAAGGTTGCCATGGCCGGCGACGGTGTCAACGATGCACCTGCCCTGGCTCAGGCCGATGTCGGGATTGCCATGGGCACCGGCGCCGATGTGGCCATTGAGAGCGCAGGGTTCACGCTCGTCAAAGGGAACCTCGACGGTATCGTGCGTGCGCGCAAACTCGCCCGCGCGACCATGCGGAACATACGCCAGAACCTGTTCTTTGCTCTGATCTACAACACTGCGGGCGTGCCCGTCGCTGCGGGGATCTTGTTCCCATTCCTCGGGATCTTGATCAGTCCGATGTTTGCGGCCTTTGCCATGAGCGCTTCCTCAATCTCGGTCGTCCTAAACTCCCTTCGGCTACGGCGCGCGCAGATTTGA
- a CDS encoding ribose-phosphate diphosphokinase → MTIIAPFPGMEPLARRMAATSGAEIQPVDLHHFPDGETLVKLGGDPAGREIAFLATLRDPDRLALPLRFAALTARELGAARVGLVAPYLGYMRQDKRFHPREAVSAPIFAGFLDECFDWVMTADPHLHRNPSLSALFRIPAYRVATAPLLADWIAANVPEAVLLGPDSESQQWVAEVARLAGRPYEVLTKHRSGDRQVEISLPGSAVFRQGTPVILDDIASSGHTLIRTLEQLEQAGARPATCVIIHAVFAHGAEEAIRHAGAARIVSTDTIPHSTNAVCVGELLATEMKVAQCAT, encoded by the coding sequence ATGACCATTATCGCCCCCTTTCCCGGCATGGAGCCATTGGCGCGCAGAATGGCGGCGACATCCGGTGCCGAAATCCAGCCGGTGGACTTGCACCATTTTCCCGATGGTGAAACCCTCGTGAAGCTCGGCGGCGATCCTGCAGGACGCGAAATCGCCTTCCTCGCCACGTTGCGCGATCCTGATCGGCTGGCGTTGCCTCTGCGTTTCGCAGCTCTGACGGCGCGCGAACTTGGGGCCGCGCGTGTGGGGCTGGTCGCGCCCTATCTTGGCTACATGCGCCAGGACAAGCGGTTTCATCCACGCGAAGCTGTGAGCGCCCCGATCTTCGCGGGATTTCTTGATGAATGTTTCGACTGGGTGATGACCGCTGACCCCCATCTGCATCGCAACCCGAGCCTTTCAGCGCTGTTCCGCATTCCCGCATATCGTGTCGCCACAGCCCCTCTGCTGGCCGACTGGATTGCGGCGAACGTTCCAGAGGCCGTGCTCCTTGGGCCTGACAGCGAAAGCCAGCAATGGGTGGCTGAAGTCGCCAGGCTCGCCGGACGCCCCTACGAAGTGCTGACAAAACATCGCTCCGGGGATCGGCAGGTCGAGATCAGCCTGCCGGGCAGCGCCGTTTTCCGACAGGGGACACCCGTGATCCTCGATGATATCGCCTCGTCCGGACACACGCTGATCCGAACGCTCGAACAACTCGAGCAGGCCGGTGCCCGACCTGCGACTTGCGTAATTATCCACGCGGTTTTCGCACACGGCGCAGAGGAAGCAATCCGCCATGCCGGTGCCGCGCGGATCGTCAGTACCGATACGATTCCACACTCAACGAACGCAGTCTGCGTCGGCGAGCTGTTAGCGACAGAAATGAAAGTTGCTCAATGCGCCACTTGA
- a CDS encoding thymidine phosphorylase family protein, with amino-acid sequence MTEIDNTLALSRAGIDTYRQPVVFMREDCHVCRAEGFAALTRIEVTLGDRSVIATLNVLTNGDWLPDDTAALSEEAWAALKPQPGDRASFTHPEPPDSVSAIRAKVYGETLEQQRFDAIIRDVLDHRLSDLDLAAFITACAGDRLSIAETIALTRSMQAAGETLDWGGAEIYDKHCVGGLPGNRTTPIIVSIIAAAGLMIPKTSSRAITSPAGTADTMEVMAPVSLDIPALRRVVEAEGGCIVWGGNLALSPADDVLIRIERPLDFDSDGQLVASVLSKKAAVGAKRVLIDVPVGPTAKVRSAETAAALAERLRAVGKAIGLTLSIHQSDGTAPVGRGIGPALEAQDVLAVLRRNENFPVDLRDRALDIAGALLDLVPETGSAGGRKVAAQLLDSGAAEAKFMAICDAQGGFTEPGEARYHAVITSRTAGRLIAIDNRRIARTAKLAGAPRQQLAGLRLLVQIGDHIEFGKPLFEIHAETLGELEYARSYAEAQLGLCTIEEAN; translated from the coding sequence ATGACAGAAATCGACAATACGCTCGCCCTGTCCCGCGCGGGGATCGACACTTACCGGCAACCCGTTGTCTTCATGCGCGAAGACTGCCACGTCTGCCGCGCCGAAGGCTTCGCAGCCCTGACCCGGATCGAGGTCACGCTCGGCGACAGGTCGGTGATTGCCACGCTGAACGTGTTGACCAATGGCGACTGGCTGCCCGACGACACTGCCGCCTTGTCGGAAGAAGCCTGGGCCGCCCTGAAGCCCCAACCGGGGGACCGGGCAAGTTTTACGCACCCGGAGCCACCGGACTCCGTCTCAGCGATCCGCGCCAAGGTCTATGGAGAAACCCTTGAGCAGCAAAGGTTCGACGCAATCATTCGTGACGTCCTCGATCATCGTCTCTCCGATCTCGATCTGGCAGCCTTCATCACCGCCTGCGCGGGCGACCGGCTTTCGATTGCGGAAACCATCGCACTGACCCGATCCATGCAGGCGGCGGGCGAAACGCTGGATTGGGGCGGCGCCGAGATCTACGACAAGCATTGCGTCGGGGGGCTTCCAGGAAACCGCACCACGCCGATCATCGTTTCGATCATCGCGGCGGCGGGGCTGATGATCCCCAAGACCTCTTCTCGCGCGATCACTTCCCCCGCAGGCACGGCCGACACGATGGAGGTCATGGCTCCCGTCTCGCTCGACATCCCCGCGTTGAGACGCGTCGTCGAGGCTGAGGGCGGGTGCATCGTTTGGGGGGGCAACCTCGCTCTCAGCCCTGCGGACGATGTTCTGATCCGGATTGAACGGCCACTCGATTTCGACAGCGACGGACAGCTGGTGGCGAGCGTCTTGTCGAAGAAGGCTGCGGTCGGTGCGAAGCGCGTGCTGATCGATGTGCCCGTCGGACCAACGGCCAAGGTCCGCTCGGCGGAAACCGCCGCTGCGCTGGCAGAGCGGCTCCGCGCCGTTGGCAAGGCCATCGGCCTGACGCTCTCGATCCATCAAAGCGACGGGACTGCACCTGTCGGCCGCGGAATTGGACCCGCACTTGAAGCCCAAGATGTCCTTGCCGTGCTACGCCGCAACGAGAACTTCCCTGTCGACCTGCGCGACCGTGCACTCGACATCGCTGGAGCGCTGCTGGACCTTGTCCCCGAGACGGGCAGCGCGGGAGGGCGAAAGGTGGCCGCACAGCTGCTCGACAGCGGCGCTGCCGAGGCGAAGTTCATGGCGATTTGCGATGCACAAGGCGGTTTCACTGAGCCCGGTGAGGCGCGTTATCATGCGGTGATCACCTCCCGCACGGCGGGGCGCCTCATTGCGATTGACAATCGTCGCATCGCGCGCACAGCGAAACTCGCCGGCGCACCGCGGCAGCAGCTCGCAGGGCTGCGCCTTCTGGTCCAGATCGGTGACCATATCGAATTTGGCAAGCCGCTGTTCGAGATCCACGCCGAAACGCTGGGAGAACTGGAATACGCCCGCTCCTATGCCGAGGCGCAATTGGGACTTTGCACAATTGAGGAGGCAAACTGA
- a CDS encoding MBL fold metallo-hydrolase, giving the protein MAQDTRPTLRFLGAAGTVTGSRYLIETGDRRILVDCGLFQGFKSLRDRNRKAFPVRPSTIDTVLLTHAHLDHSGYLPALIRGGYRGKVMCTEATEELCGLILPDSGHIQEEEARFAKRHRYSKHKNPKPLYTLKDAQAALEHLHRVPFNSTIDVGDGISAEFIPAGHLLGAAQIRIRLPGRTIHFSGDLGRQNDALMRPPQPFSGADVLVCESTYGNRHHAAIDAEEELLPILKRVFGRGGTVLIPSFAVGRAQGLMYHIARLQNRGEIPYVPVYLNSPMAIDATEIYHGHHEEHHVAWEDCLAMFQIAKRVTSVEESKKLNTQHGPMIIISASGMLTGGRILHHLASFGGDPRNAILLSGFQAGGTRGAALAAGADSLRMFGRDFPIRAEVIQLEAFSGHADAEELLAWMRASDRAPRMTYVTHGEPSASDRLRWRIEHELGWPARAPEHLETIRLDNPK; this is encoded by the coding sequence ATGGCACAGGACACTCGCCCAACACTTCGTTTTCTGGGAGCCGCCGGAACAGTAACCGGATCGCGCTATCTGATTGAAACCGGGGATCGCCGCATTCTAGTTGATTGTGGCTTGTTTCAAGGCTTCAAATCGCTGCGGGACCGCAACCGCAAGGCGTTTCCGGTACGCCCCTCCACCATTGACACCGTACTTCTGACGCACGCGCATCTCGATCACTCAGGCTATCTGCCTGCGCTGATCCGCGGCGGGTATCGAGGGAAGGTGATGTGTACCGAAGCGACGGAGGAACTCTGCGGCCTGATCCTGCCGGACAGCGGCCATATCCAGGAAGAGGAGGCACGTTTTGCCAAAAGGCACCGATACTCCAAGCACAAGAACCCCAAGCCGCTCTACACGTTGAAAGATGCTCAGGCGGCGCTTGAGCATTTGCACAGAGTTCCCTTCAACAGCACAATCGATGTTGGTGACGGAATATCCGCAGAGTTCATCCCGGCGGGCCATTTGCTCGGTGCGGCGCAGATCCGTATCAGACTGCCGGGAAGGACAATCCACTTCAGTGGCGACCTCGGCCGACAGAACGACGCACTGATGCGACCACCACAACCGTTCTCAGGTGCGGACGTGTTGGTTTGTGAATCCACCTATGGCAATCGCCATCACGCAGCCATCGACGCGGAGGAAGAGCTTCTGCCAATCCTGAAACGTGTTTTCGGGCGGGGCGGTACGGTTCTCATCCCCTCATTCGCGGTTGGGCGCGCGCAGGGGCTTATGTATCACATTGCACGCCTGCAAAACCGCGGCGAGATCCCATATGTGCCGGTTTATCTCAACTCGCCAATGGCGATCGACGCGACCGAAATCTACCACGGCCATCACGAAGAACATCACGTTGCCTGGGAGGATTGCCTTGCGATGTTCCAGATCGCCAAGCGGGTCACTTCGGTCGAGGAGTCGAAGAAGCTGAACACGCAGCATGGCCCGATGATCATCATTTCGGCGAGCGGCATGTTGACCGGCGGGCGGATCCTGCATCACCTCGCCAGCTTCGGCGGCGACCCGCGCAACGCAATCCTGCTGTCGGGCTTTCAGGCTGGCGGTACCCGCGGGGCGGCACTGGCCGCTGGCGCGGACAGTCTGCGCATGTTCGGTCGAGATTTCCCGATCAGGGCAGAGGTGATCCAGCTCGAAGCCTTTTCCGGACATGCCGATGCCGAAGAGTTGCTGGCCTGGATGCGCGCGTCGGATCGCGCGCCGCGCATGACCTATGTGACTCACGGCGAACCTTCTGCCTCGGACCGGCTGCGCTGGCGGATCGAACATGAACTCGGCTGGCCTGCCCGCGCCCCCGAACACCTCGAAACGATCCGGCTGGACAATCCAAAATGA
- a CDS encoding YncE family protein — MNMSPRIAYTLATLFVSAPALAAPPTVFIPEGSANSVLMVQAETGKVLRRINDVEAVHGLAGAPGVPYLVAGSYSEIPREDVAALEKPSTVSADDHAAHHAPKAAPMGPPDAGISLLSILDAKSGDILRRIEVPGAVHHTAVSPDGRFAVATHPAGDGISVIDLATFGMTAFVPTGSMPNYAAFGTDPNLVYVSNTGNGTISEVDLSRGIVRRNFIAGDTPEHTAVSPETDRLFVADADAGQVLELSLSTGEKLRTFEIGGEIHGLGLSNDGATLFVAGRGEDKLASVALATGEVRTATLAPEPYHLTVIPGSDILYVSSRAEPVVWLIDTSSLQTRETVSVEGEGHQMVALP; from the coding sequence ATGAACATGTCGCCCCGCATCGCCTATACGCTCGCCACTTTGTTCGTGTCAGCACCAGCTTTGGCCGCTCCGCCTACGGTCTTCATTCCAGAGGGCAGCGCCAATTCAGTCCTGATGGTTCAGGCGGAGACTGGAAAAGTCCTGCGTCGGATCAATGATGTCGAGGCGGTCCACGGTCTCGCAGGCGCACCCGGCGTGCCGTATCTGGTCGCCGGCAGCTATTCGGAGATCCCGCGCGAGGATGTCGCGGCGCTAGAAAAGCCCTCCACCGTGTCTGCAGACGATCACGCCGCGCACCACGCACCAAAGGCCGCGCCAATGGGGCCACCCGATGCCGGGATCAGTCTTCTCTCGATTCTGGACGCAAAAAGTGGCGATATCCTGCGTCGGATAGAGGTGCCGGGTGCCGTACATCATACGGCAGTTTCCCCTGATGGACGCTTTGCCGTTGCGACCCATCCGGCAGGTGACGGAATATCGGTGATTGACCTGGCGACTTTCGGCATGACGGCATTTGTCCCGACTGGATCGATGCCGAACTATGCAGCGTTCGGAACTGATCCCAATCTCGTCTACGTCTCCAACACCGGTAACGGAACGATCAGCGAAGTAGACCTGTCGCGGGGTATCGTTCGTCGCAACTTCATTGCAGGTGACACCCCGGAACATACGGCGGTTTCGCCCGAAACTGATCGACTCTTTGTGGCAGACGCGGACGCAGGTCAGGTTCTGGAACTGTCTTTGAGTACCGGTGAAAAGCTGCGGACCTTCGAAATTGGCGGCGAGATTCATGGACTGGGGCTGTCAAATGATGGGGCAACTTTGTTCGTCGCGGGTAGGGGAGAGGACAAACTCGCCTCAGTTGCACTCGCTACCGGGGAAGTGCGCACAGCCACGCTTGCACCAGAACCCTACCACCTGACGGTAATTCCAGGCTCCGACATCCTTTATGTCTCAAGCCGTGCAGAGCCCGTGGTTTGGCTCATCGATACCAGCTCACTGCAAACGCGTGAAACAGTTTCTGTCGAAGGAGAAGGACATCAGATGGTGGCGCTTCCCTGA
- a CDS encoding protein-disulfide reductase DsbD family protein: protein MTIWRSPIRLVFCGTLAAAMFWLLIPFAATAEVSVAHKVTAVEARLISAEDAVSAEAQTLSAGLDLNLADGWKTYWRSPGEVGIPPQIDWSGSTNVAGVDFLWPAPERFTAFGIENFGYHDEVVFPLQITLKDPREPVELRANVKLLTCSAVCVPQDFDLALSLPQGNSIDQVSANRIGAFLARVPAEGGAAGVTAATSHINDDFTRLTIEIAATTAFKTPDVFPEIGDGNTLGKPDIRLGASGRTLWAEFPILAYMADTDAPPRVTVTDGPDHALTVTPDRATTAPTPPFSIDRVVPGIDQVIWIAIIAFLGGLILNAMPCVLPVLSIKLSSALKSEGRGNAQVRAGFLAAAAGVMVFMWALAAVLFALQKIGVAVGWGLQFQSPTFLVLMLLILGLFTANLFGLFEFSLPAALTTRLMKAGGTAGYGADFATGFFGAVMATPCSAPFLGTAIAFALAGRVIDIAVVFTFLGLGLASPYLLVAIVPNVVRFVPKPGRWMIALKAGLGILLMGTAAWLFYVLLGVAGSRAALTVASLGAVMLFIAASPWVPRSLRWPFGLALAALAVAAAPFLATPAAPDAQAGKIAWVTFDRGDIARRVSRGEVVFVDVTADWCLTCKANKALVLERDPVLSALNSSGVTPMLADWTRPDDAITRFLETNNRYGIPFNAVYGPSAPEGIILSEILSTQDVLAALHAARPGAAQATLIEDDVKVSRFGNTLEQSAD, encoded by the coding sequence ATGACCATCTGGCGCTCGCCAATCCGTCTTGTTTTCTGCGGTACCCTCGCTGCCGCAATGTTCTGGCTCTTGATCCCCTTTGCTGCAACGGCCGAGGTATCAGTCGCCCACAAGGTCACTGCGGTGGAAGCGCGGCTGATCTCCGCCGAGGATGCCGTTTCCGCCGAAGCTCAAACGCTCTCCGCCGGTCTGGATCTGAACCTTGCTGACGGATGGAAAACCTATTGGCGTTCGCCTGGCGAGGTTGGCATTCCGCCACAGATCGACTGGAGCGGGTCGACGAATGTCGCGGGCGTTGATTTCCTATGGCCTGCGCCCGAGCGGTTCACTGCCTTTGGCATCGAAAACTTCGGCTATCATGATGAGGTTGTCTTTCCACTTCAGATCACCCTGAAGGATCCTAGGGAACCTGTCGAACTCAGAGCAAACGTCAAGCTCTTGACCTGCTCAGCAGTTTGTGTCCCCCAGGATTTTGACTTGGCACTTTCGTTGCCTCAGGGGAACTCAATCGATCAAGTCTCGGCTAATCGTATCGGGGCATTTCTCGCACGCGTTCCGGCGGAAGGAGGAGCGGCAGGCGTGACCGCCGCCACATCCCATATAAACGATGATTTCACCCGCCTAACGATAGAAATAGCTGCCACGACTGCCTTCAAAACCCCGGACGTCTTTCCTGAAATTGGTGATGGCAACACGTTGGGGAAGCCCGACATTCGCCTTGGGGCAAGCGGGCGAACGCTTTGGGCTGAATTCCCAATTCTTGCCTACATGGCAGATACAGACGCGCCGCCACGGGTAACCGTGACGGACGGGCCGGATCACGCCCTCACCGTCACGCCAGATCGGGCAACAACCGCCCCAACTCCCCCTTTCAGTATTGATCGGGTGGTCCCCGGCATTGATCAAGTGATCTGGATCGCCATCATCGCTTTTCTTGGGGGCTTGATCCTGAACGCCATGCCTTGCGTGCTTCCTGTTCTGTCGATCAAGTTATCTTCTGCCCTGAAATCCGAAGGACGCGGCAATGCCCAAGTCAGGGCAGGCTTCTTGGCCGCCGCCGCCGGAGTCATGGTCTTTATGTGGGCACTCGCGGCTGTTCTCTTCGCATTGCAAAAGATTGGCGTTGCCGTCGGTTGGGGGCTCCAGTTCCAGAGCCCAACGTTCCTGGTTCTGATGCTCCTGATCCTTGGTCTGTTCACCGCAAACCTGTTTGGACTGTTCGAATTCTCTTTGCCAGCCGCCCTGACAACGCGGTTGATGAAAGCAGGAGGTACGGCCGGTTATGGAGCGGATTTTGCCACCGGATTTTTCGGGGCGGTCATGGCTACTCCCTGCTCCGCGCCGTTTCTTGGAACAGCTATCGCATTCGCACTTGCGGGGCGGGTGATAGACATCGCTGTCGTTTTCACCTTTCTCGGGTTAGGTCTGGCCAGCCCATATCTGTTGGTGGCCATCGTGCCGAACGTTGTTCGGTTCGTGCCCAAGCCCGGCCGCTGGATGATCGCCTTGAAAGCCGGCCTTGGCATCCTCCTGATGGGTACCGCGGCATGGCTGTTCTATGTCCTGCTCGGCGTTGCTGGATCGCGCGCGGCCCTAACAGTTGCATCTCTCGGTGCGGTTATGCTCTTCATAGCGGCATCGCCCTGGGTGCCAAGATCTCTTCGCTGGCCCTTTGGGCTGGCGCTGGCGGCACTCGCGGTCGCGGCCGCGCCATTCTTGGCAACACCCGCCGCACCCGATGCCCAAGCAGGAAAAATTGCCTGGGTCACATTTGACCGCGGCGATATTGCCCGTCGGGTTTCACGCGGAGAGGTCGTTTTTGTCGATGTAACCGCCGATTGGTGTTTGACCTGCAAAGCCAACAAGGCGCTCGTTCTTGAACGCGACCCGGTTCTTTCGGCATTGAACAGCTCTGGTGTCACGCCGATGCTGGCCGACTGGACCCGCCCAGATGACGCGATCACCCGTTTTTTGGAGACCAACAACCGTTACGGCATTCCATTCAACGCGGTTTATGGGCCGTCTGCTCCCGAAGGAATTATCCTGTCTGAAATATTGTCGACTCAGGATGTTCTTGCTGCTCTGCACGCGGCGCGTCCGGGGGCCGCTCAAGCAACGCTCATCGAGGACGATGTGAAGGTTTCCAGATTTGGAAACACTTTGGAGCAAAGTGCCGACTGA
- a CDS encoding DUF2933 domain-containing protein, which yields MQEDSESGGNRHGKLMHWGMMACCAVMLLPIAAFLIGGGTVAGLWANATVFAPLVLCVGAHFVMHKMMGRSCHGSKEHKQTAPSQCRLKI from the coding sequence ATGCAAGAGGATAGCGAGTCAGGTGGCAATCGCCACGGAAAGTTGATGCACTGGGGCATGATGGCTTGCTGTGCTGTCATGCTTCTACCCATCGCAGCTTTCCTGATTGGCGGAGGCACCGTCGCAGGCCTTTGGGCAAACGCTACCGTCTTTGCGCCTCTGGTGCTCTGCGTTGGCGCCCATTTTGTGATGCACAAGATGATGGGGCGTTCATGCCATGGAAGCAAAGAGCACAAGCAGACCGCCCCCAGCCAGTGCCGATTGAAGATATGA
- a CDS encoding L,D-transpeptidase, which yields MAERPSLNRRSLIAISGAFLMTPHTLRAEEAGVVRRNISSFVLHNWRDHFDRLGKGIIISDTVTKVLQHWTEDEEMRIYPTSVPLTDELTKRGYTEVVEKRENPSWAPTPSMRERNPEWPAYVPGGDPSNPLGTRALYLSWQYYRIHGTQDTRKIGRRSSNGCIGLYNEHIEEVFDRTPVGTQVKLI from the coding sequence ATGGCAGAGAGACCGAGTTTGAACAGGCGGAGCCTGATTGCAATTTCAGGCGCATTCTTGATGACCCCCCACACTCTTCGGGCGGAAGAGGCTGGTGTGGTAAGACGCAATATCTCGTCGTTCGTTCTCCACAATTGGCGTGATCACTTTGACCGTCTCGGGAAGGGCATCATCATTTCGGATACTGTCACAAAGGTGCTCCAACACTGGACAGAGGATGAAGAGATGCGGATTTACCCGACCTCTGTTCCCTTGACTGATGAATTGACGAAGCGCGGGTATACAGAAGTTGTCGAGAAACGGGAAAATCCAAGTTGGGCGCCGACCCCTTCAATGCGGGAACGCAATCCGGAATGGCCAGCCTATGTGCCTGGAGGAGATCCCTCCAATCCTCTGGGAACGCGTGCGCTCTATCTGTCGTGGCAATACTACCGGATCCACGGAACCCAAGACACGCGGAAAATCGGGCGTCGATCATCAAACGGCTGCATCGGCCTTTACAACGAACATATAGAAGAGGTCTTCGATCGCACGCCGGTCGGGACGCAGGTTAAGTTGATCTGA
- a CDS encoding c-type cytochrome, whose protein sequence is MNFWGWFVSGFFVLGLGAVGWQALQPAPAQTAQGHSMVPPDTSGIPQGAPIANVIIPAEFSPQAQMGQRAFEAKCASCHGENAAGQNGVAPPLVHKIYEPNHHSDAAFLNAAQNGVQSHHWNFGNMPPVEGLTQGDVKMIAGYVRELQRANGIN, encoded by the coding sequence ATGAATTTCTGGGGATGGTTCGTTAGCGGGTTCTTCGTGCTCGGCCTTGGAGCGGTCGGTTGGCAAGCGTTGCAGCCGGCCCCGGCGCAGACCGCTCAAGGACACTCAATGGTTCCGCCGGACACGAGCGGCATTCCTCAGGGCGCGCCCATTGCCAATGTAATAATTCCCGCTGAGTTTTCGCCGCAAGCCCAAATGGGGCAACGCGCGTTCGAGGCAAAATGCGCCAGCTGTCATGGTGAAAATGCCGCAGGCCAGAATGGGGTCGCTCCTCCGCTTGTTCACAAAATCTACGAGCCGAACCACCATTCCGATGCCGCGTTCCTGAATGCGGCGCAAAACGGCGTCCAATCTCATCATTGGAATTTTGGCAATATGCCTCCCGTTGAAGGCCTCACCCAAGGTGATGTGAAGATGATTGCTGGATACGTGCGCGAACTGCAGCGCGCGAACGGGATCAACTGA